One window of Pseudomonas sp. FP198 genomic DNA carries:
- a CDS encoding multidrug transporter, which translates to MTLLRTFLLALSLSVGLPALANTESGDPRYTIQNPPAYAMLGDLLIARPLLLAATVIGAGAFVVSLPFTALGGGVGDAGKALVVDPAKATFVRCLGCVGEGFERQE; encoded by the coding sequence ATGACTCTGCTTCGAACTTTCCTCCTGGCACTCTCGCTGAGTGTCGGCTTGCCTGCCTTGGCGAACACCGAAAGCGGTGACCCGCGCTACACCATCCAGAATCCACCCGCGTACGCCATGCTCGGCGACTTGCTGATTGCTCGTCCGCTGCTGCTCGCCGCCACCGTGATCGGTGCCGGAGCGTTTGTCGTGTCGTTGCCCTTTACGGCGCTGGGTGGCGGGGTTGGCGATGCGGGGAAGGCGTTGGTGGTTGACCCGGCGAAAGCGACGTTTGTGCGTTGTCTGGGGTGTGTTGGGGAGGGGTTTGAGCGGCAGGAGTGA
- a CDS encoding haloacid dehalogenase-like hydrolase: protein MKLVPRLLAVAIGLGLAGQALATDLKHWPAEQAKALEAMIAANANKGNYAVFDMDNTSYRYDLEESLLPFMENKGLITRESLDPSLKLMPFKDTADHKESLFSYYYRLCEVDDMVCYPWVAQVFSGYTLKELKGYVDELMASGKPVPTTYYDGDKVVQYNVNPPKIFTGQAELYNKLMENGIEVYVMTAASEELVRMVASDPKYGYNLKPQNVIGVTTLLKDRKTGELTTARKQITNGKYDEKANLGLEYTPYLWTPATWMAGKHAAILTYIDEWKKPVLVAGDTPSSDGYMLFHDVDVAKGGIHLWVNRKDKYMTQINGMMAKHAAAQAKEGLPVTADKNWVIVKPEDIQ, encoded by the coding sequence ATGAAGCTCGTACCTCGCTTGCTCGCTGTCGCTATAGGCCTGGGCCTCGCCGGCCAGGCGCTCGCCACTGACCTCAAGCATTGGCCCGCGGAACAGGCCAAGGCGCTGGAAGCGATGATCGCGGCCAACGCCAACAAAGGTAACTACGCGGTGTTCGACATGGACAACACCAGCTACCGCTACGACCTCGAAGAGTCGCTGCTGCCGTTCATGGAGAACAAGGGGCTCATCACCCGGGAAAGCCTGGACCCGTCCTTGAAGCTGATGCCATTCAAGGACACAGCCGACCACAAGGAAAGCCTGTTCAGTTATTACTATCGACTCTGCGAAGTGGACGACATGGTCTGCTACCCGTGGGTGGCCCAGGTGTTTTCCGGCTACACCCTGAAGGAGCTGAAGGGCTATGTCGATGAGCTGATGGCTTCCGGCAAACCGGTACCGACCACGTATTACGATGGCGACAAAGTGGTCCAGTACAACGTCAACCCACCGAAGATCTTCACCGGGCAGGCCGAGCTCTACAACAAGCTGATGGAGAACGGCATCGAGGTCTATGTCATGACCGCCGCCTCCGAAGAGCTGGTGCGCATGGTTGCCTCGGACCCGAAGTATGGCTACAACCTCAAGCCGCAGAACGTCATTGGCGTAACCACGCTGCTCAAGGACCGCAAGACCGGCGAACTGACCACCGCCCGCAAGCAAATCACCAACGGCAAATATGACGAAAAGGCCAATCTTGGCCTGGAATACACGCCTTACCTGTGGACTCCGGCGACCTGGATGGCCGGCAAGCACGCGGCGATCCTGACCTACATCGACGAATGGAAAAAACCGGTGCTCGTCGCTGGCGATACACCAAGCAGCGACGGCTACATGCTGTTCCACGATGTAGACGTGGCCAAGGGCGGCATCCACTTGTGGGTCAATCGCAAGGATAAATACATGACGCAGATAAACGGGATGATGGCCAAGCACGCGGCCGCCCAGGCCAAGGAAGGACTGCCCGTGACAGCGGACAAGAACTGGGTGATCGTCAAGCCGGAAGATATCCAGTAA
- a CDS encoding type 1 glutamine amidotransferase domain-containing protein has product MPANLNNKRVAILVTDGFEQAELTGPKEALEQAGAKVDIISASDGQVKGWNHDKPADDFKVDLTFKAANVDQYEAVVLPGGVQNSDTIRIDPDAQNLVKGFEAAGKPIAVICHGGWLLVSSGLVKGKTMTSYKTLKDDLVNAGANWVDQEVVRDGSWISSRQPDDIPAFNRELINSLSA; this is encoded by the coding sequence ATGCCCGCTAATCTGAACAACAAGCGTGTCGCCATTCTGGTCACCGACGGTTTTGAACAGGCCGAACTGACCGGTCCCAAAGAGGCGCTGGAACAGGCCGGGGCCAAGGTCGACATCATTTCCGCCAGCGACGGCCAGGTCAAAGGCTGGAACCATGACAAGCCGGCCGACGACTTCAAGGTCGACCTGACTTTCAAGGCGGCGAATGTCGATCAGTACGAAGCGGTGGTGCTGCCCGGCGGCGTGCAGAACTCCGACACCATCCGCATCGACCCCGACGCGCAGAACCTGGTCAAGGGCTTCGAGGCGGCCGGCAAACCCATCGCGGTGATTTGCCATGGCGGCTGGTTGCTGGTGTCCAGCGGCCTGGTCAAAGGCAAGACCATGACCAGCTACAAGACACTCAAGGATGACCTGGTCAATGCCGGCGCGAACTGGGTCGACCAGGAAGTCGTCCGGGACGGCAGCTGGATCAGCAGCCGCCAGCCTGATGATATTCCCGCGTTCAACCGTGAACTGATCAACTCGCTGTCGGCCTGA
- the mutM gene encoding bifunctional DNA-formamidopyrimidine glycosylase/DNA-(apurinic or apyrimidinic site) lyase produces MPELPEVETTRRGIAPHLEGQRVSRVVVRDRRLRWPIPEDLDVRLSGQRIVQVERRAKYLLINAEVGTLISHLGMSGNLRLVEIGMPALKHEHVDIELESGLALRYTDPRRFGAMLWSLDPLNHELLIRLGPEPLTDLFDGDRLFQLSRGRSMAVKPFIMDNAVVVGVGNIYATEALFAAGIDPRRAAGSISRARYLKLAIEIKRILAHAIERGGTTLRDFIGGDGQPGYFQQELFVYGRGGELCKVCGTGLREIRLGQRASVWCPRCQR; encoded by the coding sequence ATGCCAGAACTGCCGGAAGTCGAAACCACCCGCCGCGGGATCGCGCCACACCTCGAAGGGCAACGGGTCAGCCGCGTCGTCGTGCGGGACCGCCGCTTGCGCTGGCCGATTCCCGAAGACCTCGACGTGCGTCTTTCGGGGCAGCGCATCGTGCAGGTGGAACGGCGGGCCAAGTACCTGTTGATCAATGCCGAGGTTGGCACGCTGATCAGCCACCTGGGCATGTCCGGCAACCTGCGGCTGGTCGAGATCGGCATGCCCGCCCTCAAGCATGAGCATGTCGACATCGAACTGGAGTCCGGGCTGGCCCTGCGCTACACCGACCCGCGTCGCTTCGGGGCGATGCTCTGGAGCCTTGATCCGCTCAATCACGAGTTGCTGATTCGCCTCGGGCCGGAACCGCTGACCGACCTGTTCGACGGCGATCGGCTGTTCCAGCTTTCCCGTGGGCGCTCGATGGCGGTCAAGCCGTTCATCATGGACAACGCGGTCGTGGTGGGCGTGGGCAATATCTACGCGACCGAAGCGCTGTTCGCCGCCGGTATCGACCCACGGCGCGCCGCCGGAAGCATTTCTCGGGCGCGTTATCTGAAACTGGCGATCGAGATCAAGCGCATCCTTGCCCATGCCATCGAACGTGGTGGAACCACGCTGCGCGACTTCATCGGCGGGGATGGCCAGCCCGGTTATTTCCAGCAGGAGCTGTTCGTCTACGGCCGGGGTGGGGAGTTGTGCAAGGTCTGTGGCACGGGGCTGCGGGAAATCCGCCTGGGCCAGCGCGCCAGCGTCTGGTGTCCGCGCTGCCAGAGGTAA
- a CDS encoding class I SAM-dependent rRNA methyltransferase, translated as MSLPSLRLKANADRRLRAGHLWVYSNEIDVAATPLHGFKAGDQAVLEAAGGKPLGIVAMSPNNLICARLLSRDAKLALDKSLLVHRLNVALSLRERLFDKPFYRLVYGDSDLLPGLVVDRFGDILVVQIASATMEAHKDDVIAALTQVLKPSGILFKNDSAARDAEGLERYVETVFGLVPEWVALEENGVKFEAPVMQGQKTGWFYDHRMNRARLAPYAKGKRVLDLFSYIGGWGVQAAAFGASEVFCVDASAFALDGVERNAALNGVAEKLTCIEGDVFEALKELKASEERFDVIVADPPAFIKRKKDLKNGEGAYRRLNEQAMRLLSKDGILVSASCSMHLPEDDLQNILLTSARHLDRNIQLLERGGQGPDHPVHPAIAETRYIKSITCRLLPNS; from the coding sequence ATGTCCCTGCCCAGCCTGCGCCTCAAAGCCAACGCCGACCGTCGCCTGCGCGCCGGCCACCTGTGGGTCTACAGTAACGAAATCGATGTGGCCGCCACCCCGCTGCACGGCTTCAAGGCCGGTGACCAGGCGGTCCTCGAAGCCGCCGGCGGCAAGCCGCTGGGCATCGTTGCGATGAGCCCTAACAACCTGATCTGCGCACGCCTCTTGTCCCGTGACGCGAAGCTGGCGCTGGACAAATCCCTGCTGGTGCATCGCCTCAACGTGGCGTTGTCACTGCGCGAGCGGCTGTTCGACAAGCCGTTCTATCGCCTGGTCTACGGTGATTCCGACCTGCTGCCGGGCCTGGTGGTCGACCGTTTCGGCGACATCCTGGTGGTGCAGATCGCCTCGGCCACCATGGAAGCCCACAAGGACGACGTGATCGCCGCCCTCACCCAGGTGCTCAAGCCCAGCGGTATCCTGTTCAAGAACGATTCCGCGGCCCGCGACGCTGAAGGCCTGGAGCGCTACGTCGAGACCGTCTTCGGCCTCGTCCCGGAGTGGGTCGCCCTGGAAGAGAACGGCGTGAAGTTCGAAGCGCCGGTCATGCAAGGCCAGAAAACCGGCTGGTTCTACGACCACCGCATGAACCGTGCGCGTCTGGCCCCCTATGCCAAGGGCAAGCGCGTCCTGGACCTGTTCAGCTACATCGGCGGCTGGGGCGTGCAAGCCGCGGCGTTCGGTGCCAGTGAAGTATTCTGCGTCGACGCCTCGGCCTTCGCCCTTGACGGCGTCGAGCGCAACGCCGCGCTGAACGGCGTCGCCGAGAAGCTGACCTGCATTGAAGGTGACGTTTTCGAAGCCTTGAAGGAACTCAAGGCCAGCGAAGAGCGTTTTGACGTGATCGTTGCCGACCCGCCGGCCTTCATCAAGCGCAAGAAAGACCTGAAGAACGGCGAAGGCGCCTATCGCCGCCTCAACGAACAGGCCATGCGCCTGCTCAGCAAGGACGGCATCCTGGTCAGTGCTTCATGCTCGATGCACCTGCCCGAAGACGATCTGCAGAACATCCTGCTGACCAGCGCCCGTCACCTGGACCGCAACATTCAACTGCTCGAACGCGGCGGCCAGGGCCCCGATCACCCGGTACACCCGGCGATCGCCGAGACGCGCTACATCAAGAGCATCACCTGCCGGTTGCTGCCTAATAGCTGA
- a CDS encoding YfhL family 4Fe-4S dicluster ferredoxin: MSLIITDDCINCDVCEPECPNAAISQGEEIYVIDPNLCTQCVGHYDEPQCQQVCPVDCIPLDEAHPETEEQLMAKYRKITGKD, from the coding sequence ATGTCCCTGATCATCACCGACGACTGCATCAATTGCGACGTCTGCGAACCCGAGTGCCCGAACGCCGCCATTTCCCAGGGCGAAGAGATCTATGTCATTGACCCGAACTTGTGCACCCAGTGCGTCGGGCACTATGACGAGCCTCAATGCCAGCAGGTCTGCCCGGTGGATTGCATCCCGCTGGACGAGGCTCATCCGGAGACTGAGGAACAGTTGATGGCGAAATATCGCAAAATCACTGGCAAGGATTGA
- a CDS encoding HDOD domain-containing protein, giving the protein MPPQPQIMVDLQMEQYMPDPDLENIAKLISQDPGLSGALLKIVNSPYYGLSNKITSIQRAVNLLGSRSIINLINAQSIKGELHDDAIVTLNRFWDTAQDVAMTCLTLAKRVGLQNGDEAYALGLFHDCGVPLMLKQFPTYMGVLEEAYANASAESRIVDTENRVFNTNHAVVGYYTSKSWRLPDHVSQAIANHHNALAIFSDESSRNNSQLKNLLAILKMSENICASHRVLGNQAEDHEWNCVGPLVLDYIGLPEYDFETQKQEIRDLASR; this is encoded by the coding sequence GTGCCGCCCCAGCCGCAAATCATGGTGGATTTGCAGATGGAGCAGTACATGCCCGACCCGGACCTGGAAAACATTGCCAAGCTGATTTCCCAGGATCCGGGCCTTTCGGGTGCCTTGCTCAAGATCGTCAATTCGCCGTACTACGGCTTGAGCAACAAGATCACTTCGATCCAGCGCGCAGTGAACCTGCTGGGCAGCCGGTCGATCATCAACCTGATCAACGCGCAGTCGATCAAGGGTGAATTGCACGACGATGCCATCGTCACCTTGAACCGCTTCTGGGACACCGCCCAGGACGTGGCCATGACCTGCCTGACCCTGGCCAAGCGCGTCGGCCTGCAGAACGGCGACGAAGCCTATGCCCTGGGTTTGTTCCATGACTGCGGCGTGCCGCTGATGCTCAAGCAGTTCCCCACCTACATGGGCGTGCTGGAGGAGGCCTATGCCAATGCCAGCGCCGAGAGCCGGATAGTGGACACCGAAAACCGCGTGTTCAACACCAACCATGCGGTGGTCGGTTACTACACTTCCAAATCCTGGCGCCTGCCGGACCACGTCAGCCAGGCCATCGCCAATCACCACAACGCCCTGGCGATTTTCAGCGACGAATCGTCGCGCAATAACAGTCAGTTGAAAAACCTGTTGGCGATCCTGAAGATGTCCGAGAACATCTGTGCCTCCCATCGCGTGCTGGGCAACCAGGCCGAGGATCACGAGTGGAATTGCGTCGGGCCACTGGTGCTCGATTACATCGGTCTGCCGGAGTACGACTTCGAGACCCAGAAACAGGAAATCCGCGACCTGGCCTCTCGTTGA
- the ilvD gene encoding dihydroxy-acid dehydratase — MPDYRSKTSTHGRNMAGARALWRATGMKDDDFKKPIIAIANSFTQFVPGHVHLKDLGQLVAREIERAGGVAKEFNTIAVDDGIAMGHDGMLYSLPSREIIADSVEYMVNAHCADAIVCISNCDKITPGMLMAALRLNIPVIFVSGGPMEAGKTKLASHGLDLVDAMVIAADSSASDEKVAEYERSACPTCGSCSGMFTANSMNCLTEALGLALPGNGSTLATHSDREQLFLQAGRTIVELCKRYYGENDDSVLPRNVANFKAFENAMTLDIAMGGSTNTILHLLAAAQEAEIDFDLRDIDRLSRHVPQLCKVAPNIQKYHMEDVHRAGGIFSILGSLARGGLLHTDLPTVHSKTMAEAIAKWDITQTSDEAVHHFFKAGPAGIPTQTAFSQSTRWETLDDDRENGCIRSVEHAYSKEGGLAVLYGNIALDGCVVKTAGVDESIHVFEGNAKIFESQDSAVRGILADEVKAGDIVIIRYEGPKGGPGMQEMLYPTSYLKSKGLGKACALLTDGRFSGGTSGLSIGHASPEAAAGGAIGLVRDGDKVLIDIPNRSINLLISDEELAARRVEQDSKGWKPVEVRPRKVTTALKAYALLATSADKGAVRDKAMLDGL, encoded by the coding sequence ATGCCTGATTACCGTTCGAAAACATCCACCCATGGCCGCAACATGGCCGGCGCCCGTGCCCTGTGGCGCGCCACGGGGATGAAGGATGACGACTTCAAGAAGCCGATCATCGCCATTGCCAACTCCTTCACGCAATTCGTACCAGGCCATGTTCACCTCAAGGACCTGGGCCAACTGGTTGCACGGGAAATCGAACGCGCCGGCGGGGTTGCCAAGGAATTCAACACCATCGCCGTGGACGACGGCATCGCCATGGGTCACGACGGCATGCTGTATTCGCTGCCCAGCCGCGAGATCATCGCCGACTCGGTCGAATACATGGTCAACGCCCACTGCGCCGACGCCATCGTGTGCATTTCCAACTGCGACAAGATCACCCCCGGCATGCTCATGGCTGCCTTGCGCCTGAATATCCCGGTGATCTTCGTGTCCGGTGGCCCGATGGAGGCCGGCAAGACCAAGCTCGCCAGTCATGGCCTGGACCTGGTGGACGCCATGGTGATCGCCGCCGACTCCAGCGCATCCGACGAGAAAGTCGCCGAGTACGAGCGCAGCGCCTGCCCGACCTGCGGTTCGTGCTCCGGCATGTTCACCGCCAACTCGATGAACTGCCTGACCGAGGCCCTGGGCCTGGCGTTGCCTGGCAACGGTTCGACCCTGGCCACCCACAGCGACCGCGAACAACTGTTCCTGCAGGCCGGCCGTACCATCGTCGAGCTGTGCAAGCGCTACTACGGCGAGAACGACGATTCAGTGTTGCCGCGCAACGTCGCCAACTTCAAGGCGTTCGAGAACGCCATGACCCTCGACATCGCCATGGGCGGCTCGACCAACACCATCCTGCACTTGCTCGCCGCTGCCCAGGAAGCCGAGATCGATTTCGACCTGCGCGACATCGACCGCCTCTCCCGCCACGTGCCGCAGCTGTGCAAGGTCGCGCCGAACATCCAGAAGTACCACATGGAAGACGTGCACCGTGCCGGCGGGATCTTCAGCATCCTCGGTTCGCTGGCCCGCGGCGGCTTGCTGCATACCGACCTGCCAACCGTACACAGCAAGACCATGGCCGAGGCCATCGCCAAGTGGGACATCACCCAGACCAGCGACGAAGCCGTGCATCACTTCTTCAAGGCCGGCCCGGCGGGCATCCCGACACAAACCGCGTTCAGCCAGTCGACCCGTTGGGAAACCCTGGACGACGACCGTGAGAACGGCTGCATCCGCAGCGTCGAGCACGCCTACTCCAAGGAAGGCGGCCTGGCCGTGCTATACGGCAACATCGCCCTCGACGGCTGCGTGGTGAAGACCGCCGGTGTCGACGAGTCGATCCATGTGTTCGAAGGCAACGCGAAGATTTTCGAAAGCCAGGACAGCGCCGTGCGCGGGATTCTCGCCGACGAGGTGAAAGCCGGCGACATCGTGATCATTCGTTACGAAGGTCCGAAGGGCGGCCCGGGCATGCAGGAGATGCTCTACCCGACCTCCTACCTGAAATCCAAGGGCCTGGGCAAAGCCTGTGCGCTGCTGACCGACGGCCGTTTCTCCGGCGGCACGTCGGGCCTGTCCATCGGCCACGCTTCGCCGGAAGCAGCGGCTGGCGGTGCCATCGGCCTGGTGCGCGACGGCGACAAGGTACTGATCGACATTCCGAACCGTTCGATCAATCTGTTGATCAGCGATGAGGAACTGGCTGCGCGCCGCGTCGAACAGGACAGCAAAGGCTGGAAGCCGGTGGAAGTGCGTCCGCGCAAAGTCACCACGGCCCTCAAGGCCTACGCACTGCTTGCCACCAGTGCCGACAAAGGCGCGGTTCGCGACAAGGCGATGCTTGACGGGTTGTAA
- a CDS encoding L-cystine transporter, with protein MNLPLILNLLVFIALLYGLAQTRHSTWSLAKKVLLALVLGVVFGIALHTIYGAGDPVLKASIGWFDLVGNGYVQLLQMIVIPLVFASILSAVARLHNASSLGKISFLTIGTLLFTTAIAALIGIGLTNLFDLTAEGLVAGTQEQARLQVIQSDYAGKVANLNIPQLLLSFIPQNPFADLARAKPTSIISVVIFAAFLGVAALQLLKDDAEKGQKVINAIDTLQSWVTRLVRLVMKLTPYGVLALMTKVVAGSNLQDIIKLGSFVVVSYLGLGLMFVVHGLLVSAAGINPLRFFRKIWPVLTFAFTSRSSAATIPLSIEAQTSRLGIPRAIASFSASFGATIGQNGCAGLYPAMLAVMVAPTVGINPLDPVWIATLVAIVTLSSAGVAGVGGGATFAALIVLPAMGLPISLVALLISVEPLIDMGRTALNVSGSITAGAITSQVMQQTDKTLLDAEEHGELVHA; from the coding sequence ATGAATCTGCCGCTGATCCTCAATCTGTTGGTGTTCATCGCCTTGCTGTACGGCTTGGCGCAAACCCGTCACAGCACCTGGAGCCTGGCCAAAAAAGTGCTGCTGGCGCTGGTCCTGGGCGTGGTGTTCGGTATCGCCCTGCACACGATCTACGGCGCAGGCGACCCGGTGCTCAAAGCCTCGATCGGCTGGTTCGACCTGGTGGGCAACGGCTACGTGCAGTTGCTGCAGATGATCGTGATCCCGCTGGTCTTTGCTTCGATCCTCAGCGCCGTGGCCCGCCTGCACAACGCCTCGTCCCTGGGCAAGATCAGCTTCCTGACCATCGGCACGCTGCTGTTCACTACCGCCATCGCCGCCCTGATCGGTATCGGCCTGACCAACCTGTTCGACCTCACTGCCGAAGGCCTGGTGGCCGGAACCCAGGAGCAGGCACGGCTGCAAGTGATCCAGAGCGATTACGCCGGCAAGGTCGCCAACCTGAATATCCCGCAACTGTTGCTTTCGTTCATCCCCCAGAACCCCTTCGCCGACCTGGCCAGGGCCAAGCCGACGTCGATCATCAGCGTGGTGATCTTCGCGGCGTTCCTCGGTGTCGCGGCGTTGCAATTGCTCAAGGATGACGCAGAGAAAGGCCAGAAAGTGATCAACGCCATCGACACCCTGCAAAGCTGGGTGACGCGCCTGGTGCGCCTGGTGATGAAACTGACCCCGTATGGCGTGTTGGCGCTGATGACAAAAGTGGTGGCCGGCTCCAACCTGCAGGACATCATCAAGCTCGGCAGCTTCGTGGTGGTGTCGTACCTGGGGCTGGGGCTGATGTTCGTGGTCCACGGCCTGCTGGTGTCCGCTGCCGGGATCAATCCGTTGCGCTTCTTCCGCAAGATCTGGCCGGTGCTGACCTTCGCTTTCACCAGCCGCTCCAGCGCGGCGACCATCCCCCTGAGTATCGAAGCCCAGACCAGCCGCCTCGGCATTCCCCGGGCGATCGCCAGCTTCAGCGCATCGTTTGGCGCCACCATCGGCCAGAACGGTTGCGCCGGGCTCTATCCGGCGATGCTGGCGGTCATGGTCGCGCCTACGGTGGGGATCAATCCGCTGGACCCGGTGTGGATCGCGACGCTGGTGGCCATCGTGACCTTGAGTTCGGCGGGCGTGGCCGGTGTCGGCGGTGGCGCAACGTTCGCCGCGTTGATCGTGCTGCCGGCCATGGGCTTGCCGATCTCGCTGGTGGCGTTGCTGATTTCGGTCGAGCCGTTGATCGACATGGGCCGTACCGCGTTGAATGTCAGTGGCTCGATCACCGCCGGGGCGATTACCAGCCAGGTGATGCAGCAGACGGACAAGACGTTGCTCGATGCCGAGGAGCATGGGGAGTTGGTGCACGCTTGA
- a CDS encoding DUF2868 domain-containing protein, which translates to MTELQNLWLTETIRLREEHAGPLEDQEANRLARAAGGDLSTRIRHRAHWLAERDGLVQALRHWLQGARLALIALAVLAVASGAGLGFAALGDGRAPVNVFWALGSLLGLNLILLIGWALGLLFAGEQGATLGRLWLWLSEKLARDAKAAQLAPALLLLLQRHKLNRWALGVLVNGLWLLAMLSALVVVLLLMATRRYGFVWETTILGGETFVAMTQTLGALPALLGFSVPSVEMIRASGDAALDIERARQAWAAWLVGVLLIYGVLPRLGLALLCLWRWRRGSANLRLDLNLPGYAQLRERLMPSSERLGVNDAAPAQMHQVESAVGAMESDGALLVAIELDERPWPPKLPGTVKSAGILDSRESRHKLLEQLSRFPPARLAIACDPRRSPDRGSLALIAELARSASATRVWLLQAPPGEALDAERLGDWHSALQQLQLPFADCAPLNWLETGHD; encoded by the coding sequence GTGACTGAACTGCAAAACCTCTGGTTGACCGAGACGATACGCCTGCGTGAAGAACATGCCGGCCCGCTCGAAGACCAGGAAGCCAATCGCCTGGCCCGCGCGGCCGGCGGCGATTTGTCCACGCGCATCCGTCATCGCGCCCACTGGCTGGCCGAGCGCGATGGCCTCGTTCAGGCCCTGCGTCACTGGCTGCAAGGCGCACGGCTGGCACTGATCGCATTGGCCGTGCTCGCCGTGGCCAGCGGCGCCGGCCTGGGCTTTGCCGCCCTCGGCGATGGACGCGCGCCGGTCAACGTATTCTGGGCCCTCGGCAGCCTGTTGGGGCTGAACCTGATCCTGCTGATCGGCTGGGCCCTGGGCCTACTGTTCGCCGGTGAGCAAGGCGCCACGCTCGGACGCCTGTGGCTGTGGCTCAGCGAAAAACTCGCTCGCGACGCCAAGGCCGCGCAACTCGCGCCGGCGCTGCTGCTGTTGCTGCAACGGCACAAGCTCAACCGCTGGGCCCTCGGTGTGCTGGTCAATGGCTTGTGGTTGCTGGCGATGCTCAGCGCGCTGGTCGTCGTTTTGTTGCTGATGGCGACCCGGCGCTATGGCTTCGTATGGGAAACCACCATTCTCGGTGGCGAGACCTTCGTCGCCATGACCCAGACCCTCGGTGCGTTGCCCGCCCTGCTGGGCTTCAGCGTGCCGAGCGTCGAGATGATCCGCGCCAGCGGCGACGCCGCGCTGGACATCGAAAGAGCCCGCCAGGCCTGGGCCGCCTGGTTGGTGGGCGTGCTGCTGATCTACGGCGTGCTGCCGCGCCTGGGCCTGGCGCTGTTGTGCCTGTGGCGTTGGCGCCGTGGCAGCGCCAACCTGCGCCTGGACTTGAACCTGCCCGGCTACGCTCAGTTGCGTGAGCGATTGATGCCAAGCAGCGAACGCCTGGGCGTCAATGACGCCGCCCCCGCACAAATGCATCAAGTCGAAAGCGCCGTGGGCGCCATGGAGAGCGACGGCGCGCTGCTGGTGGCGATCGAGCTGGATGAACGTCCCTGGCCGCCGAAGCTGCCGGGCACCGTGAAAAGCGCGGGCATCCTCGACAGCCGCGAATCGCGCCACAAGTTGCTTGAACAACTTTCGCGCTTCCCGCCCGCGCGCCTGGCGATTGCCTGCGATCCCCGGCGCTCGCCAGACCGTGGCAGCCTGGCATTGATCGCCGAACTGGCTCGCAGCGCCAGCGCCACCCGCGTCTGGCTGTTGCAGGCGCCGCCCGGCGAAGCCCTGGATGCCGAGCGCCTGGGTGACTGGCACAGCGCGTTGCAGCAGCTGCAATTGCCGTTCGCCGACTGTGCGCCGTTGAACTGGCTGGAGACGGGCCATGACTGA
- a CDS encoding dihydrofolate reductase: MKKTLPLSLIAALGENRVIGIDNSMPWHLPGDFKYFKATTLGKPIIMGRKTWDSLGRPLPGRLNIVVSRQPGLVLEGAEVFASLEAAVERAEAWALEQGVDELMLIGGAQLYAQALEQADRLYLTRVALSPEGDAWFPEFASSQWKLVSNQPNPAEGDKPAYSFEVWEKL; this comes from the coding sequence ATGAAAAAAACTCTTCCCTTAAGCCTGATCGCAGCCCTCGGTGAAAACCGTGTGATCGGCATCGACAACAGCATGCCCTGGCACTTGCCGGGGGACTTCAAATACTTCAAGGCCACCACCCTGGGCAAGCCGATCATCATGGGGCGCAAGACCTGGGACTCCCTCGGTCGACCGCTGCCGGGACGCTTGAACATTGTCGTCAGCCGCCAGCCGGGCCTGGTGCTGGAAGGCGCGGAAGTCTTTGCTTCGCTGGAGGCCGCAGTGGAACGGGCCGAAGCCTGGGCGCTGGAACAAGGCGTTGATGAGCTGATGCTGATCGGTGGCGCCCAGCTCTACGCGCAGGCATTGGAGCAGGCGGACCGGCTGTACCTGACCCGCGTGGCGCTGAGCCCGGAAGGGGATGCGTGGTTTCCGGAGTTTGCTTCGAGCCAGTGGAAACTTGTGTCGAACCAGCCGAATCCGGCCGAAGGGGACAAGCCGGCGTACAGCTTTGAGGTGTGGGAGAAGCTTTAA